Proteins from a single region of Mytilus trossulus isolate FHL-02 chromosome 2, PNRI_Mtr1.1.1.hap1, whole genome shotgun sequence:
- the LOC134707606 gene encoding armadillo repeat-containing protein 8-like has product MIQTAMEVDSGWECVNIILADEQDKWMESIVNVKNSVIGNNKHKNLAVQQGIIPRLLQWMIDDGIPIELRTEAAIVLGSLAKGSEEELQTLVNAGSVNVLLMGITNNNIKFVEACLRCLKTIFSINDPPVHLIYENKTVIPHMINIISKSLCTQECITTLFSRCCNTKEHQEKLCMNGALATLAPLLTSTIYKVQMPTLKSIAVLCYQNEDVAKATATATYNGESIPSLLVKLLARDKTSEMQMAAARCLTYLCRGGALQPSSNVIMFKALPTVIRMCKKDRTLEENVEGAETLAYLIEEDPELQGIAAISDHIIKTLAEYLRYTDVQQFNSRTTHKKDINWSNELKQAAFRAFASLGANDEDIRKKIIETENLMDHIISGMNSEDIKVKAAAVRCLHSLSRSVQQLRTTFQDHVVWKPLMNMIQNGPEDLLVITSSTLCNLLLEFSPGREVNTPRKAILDTGAIGILVTLTGRNESELRLNGIWGLMNMAFQSELKVKSQIIEAIGTEQLFKLLSDPDPNILMKTLGLIRNLLSGKPHIDSIMSVYGTQIMQAVVFILEGDHSADIKEQTLCILTNVADGDDSKGYIMENEDVLKKLMTYMMHTNVKLQIAATTCISNLVWNEEEGAYKRQAKLREMGVQKILQQLLSSSDAILFDRVKDALKQFG; this is encoded by the exons GAGGTAGATTCTGGATGGGAATGTGTGAATATTATACTGGCAGACGAACAAGATAAATGGATGGAATCAATTGT aaaTGTAAAGAATTCTGTGATTGGCAATAATAAACACAAGAATTTAGCTGTCCAACAGGGAATTATACCTAG GTTGTTACAATGGATGATAGATGATGGTATTCCTATAGAACTAAGAACAGAAGCAGCCATAGTGCTAGGAAGTCTTGCAAAAGGTTCAGAAGAGGAACTACAAACTTTAGTCAATGCAGGATCTGTTAACGTTTTATTAATGG gAATTACCAACAACAACATAAAATTTGTTGAAGCTTGTTTGAGATGTTTGAAAACCATCTTTTCGATAAATGATCCACCTGTCCATCTTATTTATGAG AATAAGACAGTAATTCCACACATGATAAACATAATATCAAAGTCACTATGTACACAGGAATGTATAACTACATTATTCTCTAGATGTTGTAAT acaAAAGAACATCAAGAGAAATTATGTATGAATGGAGCTTTAGCTACTCTTGCACCACTACTTACCTCAACCATTTATAAA GTACAAATGCCTACACTAAAGTCAATAGCTGTGTTATGTTACCAAAATGAAGATGTTGCCAAGGCAACTGCTACAG CAACCTACAATGGTGAGTCTATTCCATCATTACTAGTGAAGTTGCTGGCTAGAGATAAAACTTCAGAAATGCAGATGGCAGCAGCCAGGTGTCTGACATACCTCTGTAGAGGAGGGGCACTACAACCATCTAGTAATGTTATTATGTTTAAG GCCTTGCCAACAGTGATAAGGATGTGTAAGAAGGACAGAACGTTAGAAGAGAATGTAGAAGGAGCAGAAACATTAGCCTATCTTATTGAAGAAGATCCAGAACTACAGGGTATAGCAGCAATCTCAGACCACATTATTAAAACACTGGCAGAATATCTTAGATACACAGATGTACAACAATTTAATTCTAGAACTACACACAAAAAG GACATTAATTGGAGCAATGAATTGAAGCAAGCAGCTTTCAGGGCATTTGCCTCCCTTGGTGCTAATGATGAAGACATACGGAAAAAG ATCATTGAGACAGAGAATTTGATGGATCACATTATATCAGGAATGAATAGTGAGGATATCAAAGTAAAAGCAGCAGCTGTCAGATGTCTCCATAGTCTTTCCAGATCTGTACAACAACTAAGGACAACCTTCCAAGATCATGTGGTTTGGAAGCCATTAATGAAT ATGATACAGAATGGACCTGAAGATTTGTTAGTTATCACATCATCAACATTGTGTAATCTTCTGTTGGAATTTTCCCCTGGGAGGGAAGTGAATACTCCCAGAAAG GCAATATTGGATACTGGAGCAATTGGGATCCTGGTAACACTGACAGGAAGAAATGAATCGGAACTAAGACTAAATGGAATATGGGGCTTGATG aatatGGCTTTTCAATCAGAATTAAAAGTCAAATCACAGATTATTGAGGCCATTGGAACAGAACAGTTATTCAAGCTTTTGTCAGATCCAGATCCAAACATTCTGATGAAGACATTAGGTCTGATTCGTAATTTATTATCAGGAAAACCA CATATAGACAGTATAATGAGTGTATATGGTACACAAATAATGCAGGCTGTTGTCTTTATATTGGAGGGAGATCATTCAGCTGATATTAAGGAACAA ACATTGTGTATATTAACCAATGTTGCTGATGGTGATGATTCTAAAGGTTATATAATGGAAAATGAAGATGTGCTGAAAAAATTAATGACATACATG ATGCATACAAATGTGAAATTACAAATTGCTGCCACAACATGTATATCTAATCTAGTTTGGAATGAAGAGGAAG GTGCCTATAAACGCCAGGCAAAGTTGAGGGAAATGGGAGTACAGAAAATATTACAACAGCTGTTGAGTTCAAgtgatgctattttatttgacag agtAAAAGATGCATTGAAGCAGTTTGGATGA